Proteins encoded together in one Salmo trutta chromosome 3, fSalTru1.1, whole genome shotgun sequence window:
- the kirrel3l gene encoding kin of IRRE-like protein 1 isoform X9 yields MLPFYLVLCLMGTATQAAYFSQQPQDQVVVSGQSVTLPCVIVGYRGMVQWTKDGLALGGERDLPGWTRYSLMGDPLSGEHSLMIDSAELADDAVYECQATQAGLRSHRAKLTVLVPPTDPVVEGGPIIRVKAHTAYNLTCRASGAKPAAEITWYRDGEVMDTAIYSKTRMEDGKRELAVSMLPVVPEDKDSGRTYTCRVLNPAAPAGLQTSVTINVQHPPSVTLSVQPQTVMEGAKVLFICSASANPEITGYRWSRWSKGGVPISEANGDSLEVTVDHSYFTDPVSCEVSNSVGSTNVSTLVDVQFGPRLLSEPKPMNVDIGMDAAFTCTWTGNPPLTLAWTKQGSSVVRQVLSNGNTLQLKAVTQEDAGTYTCKAIVPRIGVAERDVTLTVNGPPIITADATQHAVKHSKGKLECLVGNSPPPDKIVWTFGDVTLSSGSSGRFSVQTVTSDHGVLSSLVLSETLAQDFQLRYNCTAWNRFGTGTALVTLKEQEALPMMIIIGAAVGGGCVLLICVVTLVSLCCRHTGKGEVEGKKCTRLSKSDIRVQIVHSDHNATRGNDDEEDVKEPMAPNSSESPGTSRTEHSDLLEEDEDERSDIKVKTDPTNGYYNVHAHEDRVIRSGFSDYVPNPRPVYTPSQLPSPSPLYGQHTVVAATQPRIYDFSHRYATTTGARSTYEQQQAAAAQPGAIYPTDPVYSGSAYLPTAATYGRAFTSYVKPASYEKVDAYDQSDQASKVSSSSRFSYASSQVSSQQSDYGRPSQRMQTHV; encoded by the exons CTACCCAAGCAGCCTACTTTTCCCAGCAGCCCCAAGACCAGGTAGTGGTGTCTGGCCAATCGGTGACTCTGCCCTGTGTCATCGTGGGGTACCGAGGAATGGTGCAGTGGACCAAAGATGGCCTGgcgctgggtggagagagagatctGCCAG GGTGGACACGCTACTCCTTAATGGGCGACCCGCTATCAGGCGAGCACAGCTTGATGATCGACTCGGCAGAGCTGGCGGATGACGCCGTGTACGAGTGTCAGGCTACGCAGGCCGGGCTGCGCTCTCACCGAGCCAAGCTCACTGTTCTAG TTCCCCCCACAGACCCGGTGGTGGAGGGGGGTCCTATCATACGTGTGAAGGCCCACACAGCCTACAACCTCACCTGTCGCGCCTCGGGGGCCAAGCCTGCCGCCGAGATCACCTGGTACAGAGACGGAGAGGTCATGGACACGGCCATATACTCCAAG ACGCGGATGGAGGATGGGAAGAGAGAACTGGCTGTCAGTATGCTTCCTGTGGTGCCGGAGGACAAGGACTCTGGCCGTACCTACACCTGCCGCGTTCTCAACCCTGCCGCCCCCGCTGGACTCCAGACCTCCGTCACCATCAACGTCCAGC ACCCCCCATCAGTGACCCTGTCCGTCCAGCCCCAGACTGTCATGGAGGGAGCCAAGGTGCTGTTCATCTGCTCTGCCTCTGCCAACCCTGAGATCACAGGATACAG GTGGTCCAGGTGGTCCAAGGGAGGAGTCCCCATCTCGGAGGCGAACGGGGACAGCCTGGAGGTGACGGTAGACCACTCGTACTTCACAGATCCTGTCTCCTGTGAGGTGTCCAACTCAGTGGGCAGCACCAACGTCAGCACCCTGGTGGATGTACAAT TTGGTCCCAGGCTGCTGTCGGAGCCCAAGCCCATGAACGTGGACATTGGGATGGATGCTGCCTTCACCTGCACCTGGACAGGCAACCCTCCCCTCACCCTGGCCTGGACCAAACAGGGCTCCAGCGTAGTAAGACAA GTGCTCAGTAATGGCAACACCCTGCAGCTGAAGGCTGTCACCCAGGAGGATGCTGGGACGTATACCTGCAAGGCCATCGTCCCCCGCATCGGGGTGGCTGAGAGGGACGTCACGCTCACTGTCAACG gcccacCTATCATTACAGCGGACGCCACACAGCACGCTGTCAAGCACTCCAAGGGCAAGCTAGAGTGCCTGGTGGGAAACAGCCCCCCGCCTGACAAGATT GTGTGGACATTTGGAGACGTGACCCTCTCCTCGGGTTCCTCCGGTCGTTTCTCTGTCCAGACGGTGACCAGCGACCACGGGGTCCTGTCCTCCCTGGTCCTGTCTGAGACCCTGGCCCAGGACTTCCAGCTCCGCTACAACTGCACCGCATGGAACCGCTTCGGCACAGGCACCGCGCTGGTCACCCTCAAGGAGCAAG agGCCCTGCCCATGATGATCATCATTGGGGCGGCGGTGGGCGGAGGGTGTGTCCTGCTCATCTGTGTCGtcaccctggtctctctctgctgcaggcACACCGGGAAAGGTGAGGTCGAAG GTAAAAAGTGCACACGCCTCTCAAAGAGTGACATCAGAGTTCAGATTGTGCACAGCGACCACAACGCTACCCGTGGTAACGATGATGAGGAGGATGTCAAGGAGCCCATG GCCCCCAACAGCAGTGAGTCTCCTGGGACGTCCCGGACGGAACACAGTGACCTGCTggaggaggacgaggacgagAGGTCCGACATCAAGGTAAAAACC GACCCCACTAACGGTTACTACAACGTGCATGCTCACGAGGACCGGGTTATCCGCAGTGGTTTCTCAGATTACGTGCCCAACCCCCGTCCTGTCTACACGCCATCCCAGCTGCCCTCCCCCAGCCCGCTGTACGGCCAGCACACAGTTGTGGCAGCCACACAGCCCCGCATCTACGACTTCTCCCACCGCTACGCCACCACCACAGGGGCCCGCTCCACCTACGAGCAGCAGCAGGCAGCGGCAGCCCAGCCCGGAGCAATCTACCCCACCGACCCCGTCTACAGCGGCTCTGCCTACCTGCCCACCGCCGCCACATACGGCCGAGCCTTCACCAGCTACGTCAAGCCCGCCTCCTACGAGAAGGTGGATGCCTACGATCAATCGGACCAGGCCAGCAAGGTGTCTAGCTCCTCCCGTTTCTCCTATGCATCATCGCAGGTCTCCTCCCAGCAGTCTGACTACGGACGGCCATCACAACGCATGCAGACTCACGTCTGA
- the kirrel3l gene encoding kin of IRRE-like protein 1 isoform X3, which produces MLPFYLVLCLMGTATQAAYFSQQPQDQVVVSGQSVTLPCVIVGYRGMVQWTKDGLALGGERDLPGWTRYSLMGDPLSGEHSLMIDSAELADDAVYECQATQAGLRSHRAKLTVLVPPTDPVVEGGPIIRVKAHTAYNLTCRASGAKPAAEITWYRDGEVMDTAIYSKTRMEDGKRELAVSMLPVVPEDKDSGRTYTCRVLNPAAPAGLQTSVTINVQHPPSVTLSVQPQTVMEGAKVLFICSASANPEITGYRWSRWSKGGVPISEANGDSLEVTVDHSYFTDPVSCEVSNSVGSTNVSTLVDVQFGPRLLSEPKPMNVDIGMDAAFTCTWTGNPPLTLAWTKQGSSVVRQVLSNGNTLQLKAVTQEDAGTYTCKAIVPRIGVAERDVTLTVNGPPIITADATQHAVKHSKGKLECLVGNSPPPDKIVWTFGDVTLSSGSSGRFSVQTVTSDHGVLSSLVLSETLAQDFQLRYNCTAWNRFGTGTALVTLKEQEALPMMIIIGAAVGGGCVLLICVVTLVSLCCRHTGKGEVEGKKCTRLSKSDIRVQIVHSDHNATRGNDDEEDVKEPMVNASVQSLSGLLFPPQAPNSSESPGTSRTEHSDLLEEDEDERSDIKDPTNGYYNVHAHEDRVIRSGFSDYVPNPRPVYTPSQLPSPSPLYGQHTVVAATQPRIYDFSHRYATTTGARSTYEQQQAAAAQPGAIYPTDPVYSGSAYLPTAATYGRAFTSYVKPASYEKVDAYDQSDQASKVSSSSRFSYASSQVSSQQSDYGRPSQRMQTHV; this is translated from the exons CTACCCAAGCAGCCTACTTTTCCCAGCAGCCCCAAGACCAGGTAGTGGTGTCTGGCCAATCGGTGACTCTGCCCTGTGTCATCGTGGGGTACCGAGGAATGGTGCAGTGGACCAAAGATGGCCTGgcgctgggtggagagagagatctGCCAG GGTGGACACGCTACTCCTTAATGGGCGACCCGCTATCAGGCGAGCACAGCTTGATGATCGACTCGGCAGAGCTGGCGGATGACGCCGTGTACGAGTGTCAGGCTACGCAGGCCGGGCTGCGCTCTCACCGAGCCAAGCTCACTGTTCTAG TTCCCCCCACAGACCCGGTGGTGGAGGGGGGTCCTATCATACGTGTGAAGGCCCACACAGCCTACAACCTCACCTGTCGCGCCTCGGGGGCCAAGCCTGCCGCCGAGATCACCTGGTACAGAGACGGAGAGGTCATGGACACGGCCATATACTCCAAG ACGCGGATGGAGGATGGGAAGAGAGAACTGGCTGTCAGTATGCTTCCTGTGGTGCCGGAGGACAAGGACTCTGGCCGTACCTACACCTGCCGCGTTCTCAACCCTGCCGCCCCCGCTGGACTCCAGACCTCCGTCACCATCAACGTCCAGC ACCCCCCATCAGTGACCCTGTCCGTCCAGCCCCAGACTGTCATGGAGGGAGCCAAGGTGCTGTTCATCTGCTCTGCCTCTGCCAACCCTGAGATCACAGGATACAG GTGGTCCAGGTGGTCCAAGGGAGGAGTCCCCATCTCGGAGGCGAACGGGGACAGCCTGGAGGTGACGGTAGACCACTCGTACTTCACAGATCCTGTCTCCTGTGAGGTGTCCAACTCAGTGGGCAGCACCAACGTCAGCACCCTGGTGGATGTACAAT TTGGTCCCAGGCTGCTGTCGGAGCCCAAGCCCATGAACGTGGACATTGGGATGGATGCTGCCTTCACCTGCACCTGGACAGGCAACCCTCCCCTCACCCTGGCCTGGACCAAACAGGGCTCCAGCGTAGTAAGACAA GTGCTCAGTAATGGCAACACCCTGCAGCTGAAGGCTGTCACCCAGGAGGATGCTGGGACGTATACCTGCAAGGCCATCGTCCCCCGCATCGGGGTGGCTGAGAGGGACGTCACGCTCACTGTCAACG gcccacCTATCATTACAGCGGACGCCACACAGCACGCTGTCAAGCACTCCAAGGGCAAGCTAGAGTGCCTGGTGGGAAACAGCCCCCCGCCTGACAAGATT GTGTGGACATTTGGAGACGTGACCCTCTCCTCGGGTTCCTCCGGTCGTTTCTCTGTCCAGACGGTGACCAGCGACCACGGGGTCCTGTCCTCCCTGGTCCTGTCTGAGACCCTGGCCCAGGACTTCCAGCTCCGCTACAACTGCACCGCATGGAACCGCTTCGGCACAGGCACCGCGCTGGTCACCCTCAAGGAGCAAG agGCCCTGCCCATGATGATCATCATTGGGGCGGCGGTGGGCGGAGGGTGTGTCCTGCTCATCTGTGTCGtcaccctggtctctctctgctgcaggcACACCGGGAAAGGTGAGGTCGAAG GTAAAAAGTGCACACGCCTCTCAAAGAGTGACATCAGAGTTCAGATTGTGCACAGCGACCACAACGCTACCCGTGGTAACGATGATGAGGAGGATGTCAAGGAGCCCATGGTAAATGCCTCCGTTCAATCACTTTCA ggcctgttgtttcccCCTCAGGCCCCCAACAGCAGTGAGTCTCCTGGGACGTCCCGGACGGAACACAGTGACCTGCTggaggaggacgaggacgagAGGTCCGACATCAAG GACCCCACTAACGGTTACTACAACGTGCATGCTCACGAGGACCGGGTTATCCGCAGTGGTTTCTCAGATTACGTGCCCAACCCCCGTCCTGTCTACACGCCATCCCAGCTGCCCTCCCCCAGCCCGCTGTACGGCCAGCACACAGTTGTGGCAGCCACACAGCCCCGCATCTACGACTTCTCCCACCGCTACGCCACCACCACAGGGGCCCGCTCCACCTACGAGCAGCAGCAGGCAGCGGCAGCCCAGCCCGGAGCAATCTACCCCACCGACCCCGTCTACAGCGGCTCTGCCTACCTGCCCACCGCCGCCACATACGGCCGAGCCTTCACCAGCTACGTCAAGCCCGCCTCCTACGAGAAGGTGGATGCCTACGATCAATCGGACCAGGCCAGCAAGGTGTCTAGCTCCTCCCGTTTCTCCTATGCATCATCGCAGGTCTCCTCCCAGCAGTCTGACTACGGACGGCCATCACAACGCATGCAGACTCACGTCTGA
- the kirrel3l gene encoding kin of IRRE-like protein 1 isoform X5 produces the protein MLPFYLVLCLMGTATQAAYFSQQPQDQVVVSGQSVTLPCVIVGYRGMVQWTKDGLALGGERDLPGWTRYSLMGDPLSGEHSLMIDSAELADDAVYECQATQAGLRSHRAKLTVLVPPTDPVVEGGPIIRVKAHTAYNLTCRASGAKPAAEITWYRDGEVMDTAIYSKTRMEDGKRELAVSMLPVVPEDKDSGRTYTCRVLNPAAPAGLQTSVTINVQHPPSVTLSVQPQTVMEGAKVLFICSASANPEITGYRWSRWSKGGVPISEANGDSLEVTVDHSYFTDPVSCEVSNSVGSTNVSTLVDVQFGPRLLSEPKPMNVDIGMDAAFTCTWTGNPPLTLAWTKQGSSVVRQVLSNGNTLQLKAVTQEDAGTYTCKAIVPRIGVAERDVTLTVNGPPIITADATQHAVKHSKGKLECLVGNSPPPDKIVWTFGDVTLSSGSSGRFSVQTVTSDHGVLSSLVLSETLAQDFQLRYNCTAWNRFGTGTALVTLKEQEALPMMIIIGAAVGGGCVLLICVVTLVSLCCRHTGKGKKCTRLSKSDIRVQIVHSDHNATRGNDDEEDVKEPMVNASVQSLSGLLFPPQAPNSSESPGTSRTEHSDLLEEDEDERSDIKVKTDPTNGYYNVHAHEDRVIRSGFSDYVPNPRPVYTPSQLPSPSPLYGQHTVVAATQPRIYDFSHRYATTTGARSTYEQQQAAAAQPGAIYPTDPVYSGSAYLPTAATYGRAFTSYVKPASYEKVDAYDQSDQASKVSSSSRFSYASSQVSSQQSDYGRPSQRMQTHV, from the exons CTACCCAAGCAGCCTACTTTTCCCAGCAGCCCCAAGACCAGGTAGTGGTGTCTGGCCAATCGGTGACTCTGCCCTGTGTCATCGTGGGGTACCGAGGAATGGTGCAGTGGACCAAAGATGGCCTGgcgctgggtggagagagagatctGCCAG GGTGGACACGCTACTCCTTAATGGGCGACCCGCTATCAGGCGAGCACAGCTTGATGATCGACTCGGCAGAGCTGGCGGATGACGCCGTGTACGAGTGTCAGGCTACGCAGGCCGGGCTGCGCTCTCACCGAGCCAAGCTCACTGTTCTAG TTCCCCCCACAGACCCGGTGGTGGAGGGGGGTCCTATCATACGTGTGAAGGCCCACACAGCCTACAACCTCACCTGTCGCGCCTCGGGGGCCAAGCCTGCCGCCGAGATCACCTGGTACAGAGACGGAGAGGTCATGGACACGGCCATATACTCCAAG ACGCGGATGGAGGATGGGAAGAGAGAACTGGCTGTCAGTATGCTTCCTGTGGTGCCGGAGGACAAGGACTCTGGCCGTACCTACACCTGCCGCGTTCTCAACCCTGCCGCCCCCGCTGGACTCCAGACCTCCGTCACCATCAACGTCCAGC ACCCCCCATCAGTGACCCTGTCCGTCCAGCCCCAGACTGTCATGGAGGGAGCCAAGGTGCTGTTCATCTGCTCTGCCTCTGCCAACCCTGAGATCACAGGATACAG GTGGTCCAGGTGGTCCAAGGGAGGAGTCCCCATCTCGGAGGCGAACGGGGACAGCCTGGAGGTGACGGTAGACCACTCGTACTTCACAGATCCTGTCTCCTGTGAGGTGTCCAACTCAGTGGGCAGCACCAACGTCAGCACCCTGGTGGATGTACAAT TTGGTCCCAGGCTGCTGTCGGAGCCCAAGCCCATGAACGTGGACATTGGGATGGATGCTGCCTTCACCTGCACCTGGACAGGCAACCCTCCCCTCACCCTGGCCTGGACCAAACAGGGCTCCAGCGTAGTAAGACAA GTGCTCAGTAATGGCAACACCCTGCAGCTGAAGGCTGTCACCCAGGAGGATGCTGGGACGTATACCTGCAAGGCCATCGTCCCCCGCATCGGGGTGGCTGAGAGGGACGTCACGCTCACTGTCAACG gcccacCTATCATTACAGCGGACGCCACACAGCACGCTGTCAAGCACTCCAAGGGCAAGCTAGAGTGCCTGGTGGGAAACAGCCCCCCGCCTGACAAGATT GTGTGGACATTTGGAGACGTGACCCTCTCCTCGGGTTCCTCCGGTCGTTTCTCTGTCCAGACGGTGACCAGCGACCACGGGGTCCTGTCCTCCCTGGTCCTGTCTGAGACCCTGGCCCAGGACTTCCAGCTCCGCTACAACTGCACCGCATGGAACCGCTTCGGCACAGGCACCGCGCTGGTCACCCTCAAGGAGCAAG agGCCCTGCCCATGATGATCATCATTGGGGCGGCGGTGGGCGGAGGGTGTGTCCTGCTCATCTGTGTCGtcaccctggtctctctctgctgcaggcACACCGGGAAAG GTAAAAAGTGCACACGCCTCTCAAAGAGTGACATCAGAGTTCAGATTGTGCACAGCGACCACAACGCTACCCGTGGTAACGATGATGAGGAGGATGTCAAGGAGCCCATGGTAAATGCCTCCGTTCAATCACTTTCA ggcctgttgtttcccCCTCAGGCCCCCAACAGCAGTGAGTCTCCTGGGACGTCCCGGACGGAACACAGTGACCTGCTggaggaggacgaggacgagAGGTCCGACATCAAGGTAAAAACC GACCCCACTAACGGTTACTACAACGTGCATGCTCACGAGGACCGGGTTATCCGCAGTGGTTTCTCAGATTACGTGCCCAACCCCCGTCCTGTCTACACGCCATCCCAGCTGCCCTCCCCCAGCCCGCTGTACGGCCAGCACACAGTTGTGGCAGCCACACAGCCCCGCATCTACGACTTCTCCCACCGCTACGCCACCACCACAGGGGCCCGCTCCACCTACGAGCAGCAGCAGGCAGCGGCAGCCCAGCCCGGAGCAATCTACCCCACCGACCCCGTCTACAGCGGCTCTGCCTACCTGCCCACCGCCGCCACATACGGCCGAGCCTTCACCAGCTACGTCAAGCCCGCCTCCTACGAGAAGGTGGATGCCTACGATCAATCGGACCAGGCCAGCAAGGTGTCTAGCTCCTCCCGTTTCTCCTATGCATCATCGCAGGTCTCCTCCCAGCAGTCTGACTACGGACGGCCATCACAACGCATGCAGACTCACGTCTGA